One Antennarius striatus isolate MH-2024 chromosome 9, ASM4005453v1, whole genome shotgun sequence genomic window, GCTATTGAGCATGTGATGGGAGGTTCTAATATTAGGCTATGAAAAACATGCTTGTCAGTgcctaaaaacatgtttttaactgCCTATCATTTTTTATGGCGATTAAGAATCTTAAATTTTCTACTGAACAGCAGAAAATCAATGAAAGGATGTAGTTGATGAGAGAACAAACAGTTTGTCTCTAGGCTCTCTGAACTACCCTTTGGATCCAAAATGCTCTTCATATTCTAACTGTGTTCCTGTGAACATGCTGTTTCATGGTGTTTGATAACAGATTATCTAATCTGTACAGATATTTGGTATGGTGCTTGTGGTGCCTGTCGTTGTAGATGTATGTTGCTAGaacagtttgtttttgatttggtAGATTATAAAGAACGGCGCATCTAATGGCATCCTAAATGTTTTCCTGATGGCGCGTCCTGGAAGATTAAATCAAATGATTAAAATGGCTTTTCTTACTCGGACATTGGCCCTTGATTTTCAGACATTGGATTTGAATAGTAAGTTTGCAAAATTTGTCCTATGGTTGGTCTATTACACAAAAAGAGATTTAATCCTTGGATCAAgtattaaatcaaaataaaacctgAATTTGGGTTTACATTTTTTCCCTCAATGGCTCCACATAGTAGAATTTACAATTTCACCCGTTGCTCTGTTTAGTTCTGCTTGGTTGGAAACCTTTACATATTTCCCTCCCCAGCATGGACAGAGATTAATATTGGGTGTATTAGCTCATTATTATGAGCTAAACCCACTTTAATTCCAAAACcagcagggggaaaaaattcaTATTCACAATGGGATTCAGTCTTATTCTCTCTCTTTAGCTTCTTACTGAGAAATACCTCGGCTCTGTAAGCCATGCAGCTTGTGCTGTGTTGTAACACCTTACTCTCTCAGCGAGGAAACACAAAACAGGGAGGGCAGATGCACAAAgactcattgtgtgtgttgtcgcCAGTGCCACTATAAACAACAAGAGCTTTGTGGGACCAAAACTGTGGTGATGATTGTACATAAACTTCATCTGTTCACTTGGTTATTTTTCGTTTGTCTCTCAACAGCCAAAGAAGAAGGTGACCCTGTACCTTCTCTACTGTGTTGCAACAGCGGTCATCGGTTCGATCCAGTTTGGCTATAATACAGGAGTCATCAATGCACCAGAGCAGGTGTGTTTGCATCGCCTTGGCAACACAGCTGGACAGATTCTAGTTGGAGGATATTAATAGTTGTAATATCTCAAATTCTCTaaatttttaatgcattttttgaaTACTTTTAACGCTAAGAATTTGGAAGTAGGCCTTATTAGGTTTAGTAAACTAGTCTGGTCTAACTTATCTAATTGATCCTAAAAGCATTCATGTGGGAGTGTCAAAACTCTCCAAAGCTCAGCATGCCTTAAATGATTTctaaacattcatttattttagacaaCACTTCCTCAGCCACCTCTAACTCCATAGTGCTTTGGTTTGACAGAAACTGCGCAGGTTTTTCCAGAATGTGTCGATGGAGCGGTCTGGAGAACCCTTCAGTACCGGAGCCAACACCATGGTGTGGAGTTTTGCTGTGGCCATCTTCAGTGTGGGAGGCATGATCGGGTCTTTCTCTGTTGGAGCCATGGTCAACAAATTTGGCAGGTGAAAACTTTGGGATTAGACATCTGTGGTGTCAAAAGATGACAGACAGTCCTGTTCAGGATTTGTAGTATGCATTTAGTGTATGAGAATTAAataaggagggaaaaaaaagtaagttGAGAAATTGATAGAAGCCCTTATAAAGACTGCaaagacatatactgtattctgtaTTTGTCTATTTTGACACCTTTCATAACTTTCATTAACTATGACCTGTATCTCTCTTTGTCTCCCATTACCAGGCGCAAATCCATGCTGCTGGCTAACATCCTGGCTTTCCTTGGCGGGGGTCTGATGGGACTGTCGGCCCTAGCTCAGTCCTATGAGATGGTCATTATTGGCCGATTGATCATCGGTGTGTTCTGTGGTCTGTCCACAGGACTCACACCGATGTATGTCGGTGAGATTTCACCCACTGCTGTACGCGGAGCCTTCGGCACGCTGCACCAGCTAGGTGTAGTCATTGGCATCCTGGTGGCACAGGTAAGAATCTGCGATAGGGTGTGAACAAGCAGTCTCAGCATAGAGAAGCATAGCTGAGCGCTGCCATGTGAGCTTTATcaaaaaagaatgttttcacCCTATCCTTAAGTGTAGAGAGGATTTCTCCTGGGCAGAAACTGGAAGATGGAGAGGAACCTGATAGTTTAAGCCTCTGGCTCTCATTCTAGTTTAGGAGATTATTATTCTACAGGGAGAAAGTGCAGGGAGGCCAAAACCAGAGGGATGATCTCTCACAGtatttttggtcaaaacacttGCAGCAACAGTCTGGATTAACTGGAGAGGCTTTAGAAACTTACTGGACGAACTTGAAAATGAGGAATAACAAACATTCATCCTGGAAGTGGCAAATACAAGGATTGATGTTCCTCAGTCATTTTGAGATAGAATACGTTTTGAGATATTACAAACAGACAGCAGTCCCagaactaaaataaaacacattttttaatttcagaagTTTTAAATACTAAATTCATATTTCAAAGCTGTGAACTCTGAACTCTCTTACATCTCTGTATGTTTCTCGATAAAAGTATGCAATTAATGGATTCTACAGAAGGGAGACCAGAGACACCAGTctgataaagtcaaggcagcCAAAAGCAATGATTAGTGGGTTGAGTGAGGCATGCTGTAATTAAACAGAGTCCATTAAAAGCAATTTCATTTGTGTTAAAGATCTTAGGTCTGGAGTTCCTGCTCGGCTCTGACGCTCTGTGGCCCTTACTGCTAGCTCTCACCATCCTGCCTGCACTGATGCAAAGCATTATGCTTCCGTTCTGCCCTGAAAGCCCCCGCTACCTGCTCATCGTCCTcaacgaggaagaggaagcaagAAAAGGTCAGCTGTGAAACAGTTAACACCATGCTAACAGGATGGAAACATGAGTTTTTAATGAGACTGCACTCAAAAATAACTTGAATTTTTAATACGCTCCTTGAAGAGACTCCTGTTGAAGAGGTGGCCTGAGTCTGCTTTATTGAGTTTGAGTCACAGAACGTGTTCAAAGGCCCTTCCAGACTTTCTATACGTGATATTTTCATAATTAATTTAGTCTGCCCTGTCTGATCATCCATCTCCTCTGGTCTGTGTAGCTCTGGTCCGTCTGCGCGACTCTGAAGACGTGAGTGATGACATTCAGGAGATGAAGgaagaggggatgaggatggctatggaaaaaaaagtgacaatcCTCGAACTTTTCCGTTCCCCTAACTACCGACAACCAATCATTATCGCCATCGTACTCCAGCTGTCTCAGCAGCTCTCCGGCATCAACGCTGTGAGTGAATATCATGTCCTATAATGGCGTGTCATGTATCTTATTATCAGCTGTCAGTCAAAAGAGACAGGGTGATCTCTAAAGACAACGTCTCAGACATTATCTTTAAAGGGGGCATTTACtgaaattacacacaaaaaaaaattctgtcaagTGCATGATAGATTCTTCATGTCTCCAGGCAATGAGTGGATTAATTGAGGTGTCACAGAGTAGAGATAAATTGTGACATTTTGTTAATGAGGCCATGTTAGCAGGCTGACTAAACGCTTTAGTCTTTGCAGTGTCTAACCTGACAATCACAGTGAAGCTGCTGCGACCTACAGCTGATGCCTGCATTGACAATTTGCTGAATAGACATGAAAATGAGTTCAAATAAATCTTAAGGCTTCACCGCATGTTTCATTTCTAAATTAGTAACTGCTAGCACACCACCCTTAGTCGATTTAAAAGCTGATAATGTCTCACTTGTTTGCTTAAAGCTTGTCCTGCTGCTTctggaagaacaaaaaaatcaattaaattgagtttatttaattttgattttgaagaGTATCCCAATAACATTCAATGGAATAAGAAGTAAGTCCTCTTTATCTCTGCTTTCAGGTCTTCTACTACTCTACCGGTATATTTGACAAAGCTGGTGTTACTCAACCCATTTATGCCACCATTGGAGCCGGAGTGGTCAACACTGTGTTCACTGTTGTCTCTGTAAGTGTTTGACTACACATTCACTGCATTATATATGATGTTTATTAGATTATTAATCAGtcttaatttctctttctcATTTCATTCCAGCTCTTCCTGGTTGAGCGGGCGGGGCGAAGGACTTTGCACCTGATTGGATTAGCTGGAATGGCCGTCTGCGCCCTCATTATGACCATCTCGCTGTCTTTGGTGGTGAGTTGTGTTCTCATgattcttcttgttcttcttgttttcccattttctccctcattacatcacGTCCTTCCTATGTTTGTCTTCGTGAGCAGACGACCAATCAATCTCTCAGCTACCTGGCCATAGTTGCTGTGTTTGGCTTCGTTGCCAGCTTTGAGATGGGTCCGGGTCCCATCCCTTGGTTCATTGTGGCTGAGCTCTTCTCTCAGGGGCCCCGACCAGCAGCCATAGCCATCGCTGGTTTCTCCAACTGGACTGCCAATTTCTTAGTGGGGCTGAGTTTTAAAAAGCTGGAGGTATGGAGACATTCATGCTACAATATTCTTCAAACAGTTTTTGCAGTTGTCAACTATCACATTTCTTGCTTTCTCAGGAACTTTGCGGCCCTTatgtcttcatcatcttcactgtCCTCCtcatcattttcttcatttttaccTACCTGAGAGTACCTGAGACCAGAGGAAGAACCTTTGATGACATTGCTCAGGGATTTGCTGCCGATGCAAGGAAATCCGTCGAATCACCGGTGTCCGAGGTGATGACGGTCAGCCCTCCAGGGAACAATGGCGCTGCACCTTTGTCCCCCACAGAGAAAGTTCCGATGGTGGATCTTCCACACATTCCATAAGTGTCCTTTAAAAGTAGAATATATCAGAGTAAAACAGACAACAGTTTCAACAAGAGTATTTTTCATAACTCACATATGATGAAAGAAAGATGGGTAATGTTTAGAAAAACCCAAATCAGTACGTTAATGCAgcaatgagatttttttttaacatgttttagtgtttctttttaaaatgtaatagtGTCTTTTTTAAGAGTCAGCCATTACATGTGTAATCCTACTTTAAACAGGGGCCACACTTCACTGAATTACAGCCTTTTAATATCTGTTGCCATTCCCAGTATCAACTCCACGTACGCTGCCATATGAGATGATGAACATGTGTTCTGTGCTAAGTGCTGGGTCTTCTACTTTCTCCAGAGTTAAAGGCTGCAGTAtttggtgggggtttttttttttcacattttgaggTCAAAATTGTGAAAGCCACTTTTAGAGCCCTTTTGTTTTACCTGACAAAAAAAGACTGACTTGCTGTCTTGTCACTACGGCTGTGACATCAGCTGACATCACACAGTCGTGTGTAGTGATGATTTATTGGTGCTACCTTGGTTCTGAACAAAAAGGAACACTTAACACCGTCTGCCTGTATCAGTCCAAGTAATTTTTAACAACTATATTAATATATGCcttattttaatatgtattAAAATACAGCAGGATCGAGGAGCTTATGCAACGTGTTTAACAAAAGCATAATTGCAGATATCATTTTAGTACATCATTAGGGTAAATGAGTGAGAACGTGGACGGTTCAGTAAATTTGTGGTGTTTGAATCAGTGTATTGTTTTCAATAGAATGGGGTATAATTTGGCCTTAACAATGGCTTCATTCTCTCAGAAACACAACTCAAACCACGTGTTTGAAAGATTTCCGTTCACTGCCAAGATGACAAATTGTTGCAGTGTGGATTTTTAGGGACGCAAAACCTCAGGCGTCTGCTTGTGTAACACAGTATTAATCAGCCTCcaactgaaaacacatttatccGTCACTGTACTTGAAACTCTCTCAACACCTGCAGGTAACCGTAACAAAAGAAATAAGACATCTAAAGTAGGGATACATCGGATGAAACTGATCATCGGttcttgatttttgtttgtaGCGAATGTGTTCAAACCTGTCTGCTGACGACACAGATGGCAGTACTAATATTTTAACCAGGTGGGGTAGTGATGTTGAATAAAAATGCTAaacatattgtatttattttgatggtTAACGCACAAAAATGATCTTATCAGGGGAGTTTGTTTCCAGTTGTCTGAAATCTTATATATGTATGATCTGATCTCTTCTGACTGCAGTGTGAGCACCTGTTACAGCACAGTATACAAGCTCATGAGTGGCATAAATGATGTTATTTAGAGGTGTGCACAGTCATAAGCAAGCACTTTTCAATATTTGAGCTTaggtacatttttatttgcactTCGGACTGACTACTTTCTAATTTTTGCTTATAATTTTTTATGACTCTGTTCCATGTAAGTAAAGTTTGTGTCAGGGATTGATGACTGTTTGTTCCTCACAGTCCTGTTAcacatcatttaatttttttcttgcacaGTTGGTCTCATGACTGTCACCATCTCACGTCACAAAAGTTAGAAGTCAGATATAAGATTACCTTAACTGTTATAATGGCTTCAGTTCACCTGCTGTAATAATATGAGTGGCATTtgctttgagaaaaaaaaggaattaaagtTGTGTATCTTTTAAGGAACTGTGTGGCTTGAATTATGTGCCTGGtctgttttgtttctctctccAACGCAATGAGTCAAAGTAAATTTATTCTCATGAATAGTTTATGTAACTCCAGGCTGGGAAAGTGTGAGAGTTTTGTCTGCTACTTCTGCACTGTGGTTTATTCCTTCCTGCACCACAGCTAACGGTTACTGAAATATCCTGAAATAAATTCTGAATTTGTGCTGTTCACTTTAACTAACGAACATTTGGTTGAAGAAATTTCTGTTCATTACTGTTATGACATTTTTTAGGAGTGCATTCAGGGAGAGGAGTCATGAAGTTGCGTCTTCTCCTTAGTCAGactttcagaaaaaaagaacacattaaGAGAGGCAAGAAACTGTTTTCCCTGCAGATTATTTCTTCATAAAAGAAGCCTTTCATCTAAAATTACAGATCTTTccttgtttcatatttttattggtGCATTTTAAGTGAACACGTCAAGCTGGTTGGagctggaatttaaaaaaaaatttaaagtgcATGACTGAATTTTGTGACCCTAGTCaacagttttaattttaattctacTCTTCACTTAG contains:
- the slc2a3b gene encoding solute carrier family 2, facilitated glucose transporter member 3, with the protein product MERVEDEKPKKKVTLYLLYCVATAVIGSIQFGYNTGVINAPEQKLRRFFQNVSMERSGEPFSTGANTMVWSFAVAIFSVGGMIGSFSVGAMVNKFGRRKSMLLANILAFLGGGLMGLSALAQSYEMVIIGRLIIGVFCGLSTGLTPMYVGEISPTAVRGAFGTLHQLGVVIGILVAQILGLEFLLGSDALWPLLLALTILPALMQSIMLPFCPESPRYLLIVLNEEEEARKALVRLRDSEDVSDDIQEMKEEGMRMAMEKKVTILELFRSPNYRQPIIIAIVLQLSQQLSGINAVFYYSTGIFDKAGVTQPIYATIGAGVVNTVFTVVSLFLVERAGRRTLHLIGLAGMAVCALIMTISLSLVTTNQSLSYLAIVAVFGFVASFEMGPGPIPWFIVAELFSQGPRPAAIAIAGFSNWTANFLVGLSFKKLEELCGPYVFIIFTVLLIIFFIFTYLRVPETRGRTFDDIAQGFAADARKSVESPVSEVMTVSPPGNNGAAPLSPTEKVPMVDLPHIP